The Primulina tabacum isolate GXHZ01 chromosome 1, ASM2559414v2, whole genome shotgun sequence genome contains the following window.
attcagaaacctctttacTAGCAACTCTCGAGATTAAAAcaattcaccagccccaaaattgttccgattcttcttcttcaatctgctcttcggatttatctgggaaggttgtaaggggtgagtattttgggaaatactcagcaagtgggggccgttcgagtacaacaaaacaacatgcaatttcgaaatatacataccatgcaaacataattcttATCACGTGCCCATCATTAACCcgacactgagattcatctactttcaatggtttactgatatcagtccctaatttttactcctatAAGGGGACggggccgtatagcggttatctctcccaccgcgtaagggtacgtatggttgggattcccacccatatcaagttgaattctcacagtgtcaaaacatttattcatgcaaaatatcgtaaccagaagggtgtagaagaagaattgtactcgcccgaatttttataaaaccgaaaatatatgcatcgaaattcaataatttaaaacaagcccacttaccttaaattcttgatgaaaaacgtaaaaaggctagggttcttcgaaattcctacttcactggttggacggcggcagggcttcgctgcgctcgaaaattcctaaggagactagagcacaaattttcgaaaatttggtgtgataagtggtgtgattttcgagtctacagggccctcctatttataggggttggctgctattgtgatcgagtgatatcgcgtttgaatctgaatcaaatctttatcgagaatcgtgatctatccgtgatataaattcgaactctaaatcttttatctctcaattttcgaaattctcaaatatatacactgtaaatttcgaattctagggattttattatcctttgcctgatttttatcccggtatctccatatcaactcaaatcttaggcatttatctgcgaaatttcaaataataatatacacgatattattattcactcaatcttggtaaaatcttacaaatctcacatcctcaaatgagataaatcctggtatccaaaatatactatcgtgataaaacttaaatgataaaacttaaaattcttggattttacaattattatatatttaagctatgttttgttattatatgtttcaattaaaatatttattatgtgtttcgaatttaatttaattattttttaaaataataatgttgaaaatcatatatctaaaaaaaaatgaaaaatattttctaacaaataaaataaaattatattggGATAGTCAGGTTGGTACaatttcgggttcgggttggaaAATTTTTGTAATACTCCAAGCCTCAACACGATCCACCCAAATTGACACCCTAGTTCACCATCGGAAGCATCAAATCTTGCATTTGCAGATTATTTTGATCATGTACCAACTCTGAGAGAGAAACTTTCTCTTGCAGGTGGGTTGGGTTAATTGGGCAATTCCGTCCAAAGAAATTGATATCATCTATTAAAGCTGAAGTTTCTGCTTCAGAAGAATGGGATCTGCCTTTGCTCAAGGAAACCGCGAAGCATTTCCTGGATAAATCACTCTATGCAGTGGGCTTATGCTCACAGATAGCTCTAACATCCTCGTCATCGTTACTATTGAGCACTGAAAAGCACGGTGAGAAGAAGAAAAGGCGTGCGAAGGCCATGCTCTTTCACAAGGTAAAGTTCTGAACTTGTTTTTGTAGCTCCTTTCGCAAGACCACCTCCCATTGTCCTTCAGTTTAATTGCTTTCTCACATCGACCGTCTTCTAACCACTCATAGTCTCAACGACAAGTTACCTATGTCAGACAGAAAATTTATTCTGTTTCTCTTTGTTTCACACCTTCGATCAAATGCTTGAGTTAGGTCCAATGATCTGCTTAACTTAATAAAGTTTGCTCTGTCTTTCTCAACATTGCAGCTTCCAGATCACGATATTACTTTAGAAGCAGCATGGCCTGAGTTGTTCATAGACTGTAAAGGAAAATACTGGGAAGTTCCTGAGTCTATATCAGTGGACTGTTCATCACTTGTCTCTGAGTCAGGACTGAGATACCGTTTTGgcatacataaaaataatgcCCTCCCACAGCCTGTGGGTTCTGTTGATCGTGAAACACCCCCAGCTTTATTGCCTGGTATATGCGCAAAAGCTGCCTTTTCGTATGAGAAGTCTAAGGACTTGTGGAGGCAAGTAGAAACAGAGGAGGATGTGATAAAAAAGACAGAAACGGACGAATTTTGGCATCCTTCGTATGATATTCGTCTCAAAGAGCCTCATGCGGCAATGTCTGGAATTATGGGTAATTTTAAGACTTAACAGAATGTGCTAATAACTACTAGTTTTATAATTTTTCCTTATTTAATATGGTCTTCATTCTTTATTCTCCTTTTGCATTTAGGAGGTACTTGTGAAGCCTGGTTTGTTGGTGGGAAGGATTCACCCCAAGTCATGGGCATATATTCTTCAAGGGCTAAGGATAGAGGTCGTTTTGTTGCTGATTTGTTTGGATCAGTTTGCTGCACCTTCCAACACGGTAAATTCACGAAGAGATTTGGAGACCTCACCAGACTAGATGCTCGTGTGGATATTTCTTCAGCTTCTGCGTTGGTCAATACAGTGTCCAATCTTTACCGAAGGACAGAAGGCAATCGATCACCAAATTCACGGTCTTATCCAagattaaatttaatatttcagCAGCAGGTAAACATTTTTGGCTGGGTCTCATATTACAAACAAGACTGCCATCCAACATTTTATTCATATAGAAATGGTGTCTGGAGTTTGCTGATCTAATATTCTTCAAAGATGTGCTACATATTGATGGTGTTTAAAATCATACAGGTTGCTGGACCCATTGTTTTTCGAATGGATTCCAAATTCGCCTTCGACTCTTCGGGTGGGAGACATGGACCTCAGCTGGAAGATTTGATGTACAGCTTGAATTACTCTCTGAGAATCCTGCGTTCCGGGAAGGTGGTAGCATGGTATTCACCGAAAAGGAAAGAAGGGATGATTGAACTACGCCTTTTTGAATTCTAGAACTTCTATAAGATTAATTGTTGAATAACATATATGACAATAATACAAATTAACATTTGATTCTAACTGGAGAAGATAGTTGTCgattgaatttttataattaacaaaatattGAATTTCACTCTTTTGTGGTGATTTTTTGCAATATCTGATATTAAGTTCTCGAAAATGTTGTCCTAAATTttactaatttattttttaaataaaaaattatatatttgtagaAAGGAAAATTGGTCTAAAATTTAATGTGACGGATTTTTCAAAATGCTAATCTATGtgcaaatttttaatatttttatcatatgGTGTGCGGTAATGCGACTGAAAGAAACATAATGGGCCAGATATTGGGCTTGACTTTTAGTGAACCCAAATATCCCATGGGCTTTAAACATTTTACATCTCTCATTTTGCAAAGTTAGGGTTTTTGCAGCTGCTTCTCCTTGCCGTCGCTTCCCCGACTCATCTCCAATGGTAGCTTCTCTATACTTCAAGCATTTAAAGATCACGCATAACCTGCTTGCCCTGTTTGATTTTAGTATTTGTTAAAGATTTGTGGAGGAAAATGGTTTCGAATTTTTGTTTTTCCAAGCATATATAGCTGCTCTTGTTATTTTCTTTCTGTTGATCATTATTTTGATGTGCTAGATGATATTGTTGTTGCTTATCGAAACATGTTGGTTGTGATCGGATCCTATGGGGGTTAGTCATGCTTTTCGTCTCTGTGTAGAATCTGTAGATGGAAGTGTTGAAAATAATGAACAGAAATTTAGTTGATACTTTATAGGAGTTGGTACATTGGGATTTAgacttgttctattgattttgtttttactattattttgattgtattgtttaATGCTTCGGAATCACATTTCTTTTCGATTTGAATCAGTTTCCT
Protein-coding sequences here:
- the LOC142552172 gene encoding protein TRIGALACTOSYLDIACYLGLYCEROL 4, chloroplastic-like isoform X1 produces the protein MANLRTTMDSAFWDLNISTPQSLDGVSRAVPGDSAPIDGARASRALRIQQLSLLGNGFPLGIIPSFSPSANHKELGSFALQSLLGKAVFGNWWVGLIGQFRPKKLISSIKAEVSASEEWDLPLLKETAKHFLDKSLYAVGLCSQIALTSSSSLLLSTEKHGEKKKRRAKAMLFHKLPDHDITLEAAWPELFIDCKGKYWEVPESISVDCSSLVSESGLRYRFGIHKNNALPQPVGSVDRETPPALLPGICAKAAFSYEKSKDLWRQVETEEDVIKKTETDEFWHPSYDIRLKEPHAAMSGIMGGTCEAWFVGGKDSPQVMGIYSSRAKDRGRFVADLFGSVCCTFQHGKFTKRFGDLTRLDARVDISSASALVNTVSNLYRRTEGNRSPNSRSYPRLNLIFQQQVAGPIVFRMDSKFAFDSSGGRHGPQLEDLMYSLNYSLRILRSGKVVAWYSPKRKEGMIELRLFEF
- the LOC142552172 gene encoding protein TRIGALACTOSYLDIACYLGLYCEROL 4, chloroplastic-like isoform X2, with translation MWWVGLIGQFRPKKLISSIKAEVSASEEWDLPLLKETAKHFLDKSLYAVGLCSQIALTSSSSLLLSTEKHGEKKKRRAKAMLFHKLPDHDITLEAAWPELFIDCKGKYWEVPESISVDCSSLVSESGLRYRFGIHKNNALPQPVGSVDRETPPALLPGICAKAAFSYEKSKDLWRQVETEEDVIKKTETDEFWHPSYDIRLKEPHAAMSGIMGGTCEAWFVGGKDSPQVMGIYSSRAKDRGRFVADLFGSVCCTFQHGKFTKRFGDLTRLDARVDISSASALVNTVSNLYRRTEGNRSPNSRSYPRLNLIFQQQVAGPIVFRMDSKFAFDSSGGRHGPQLEDLMYSLNYSLRILRSGKVVAWYSPKRKEGMIELRLFEF